TTCAAACATAAATGGTGACACTTGTGTGTATTAACCATCACTCACCTCGTGTCTGGTTTAGAGCAGTCAGGTATGGTCCACGTATAAGCACATATCCATggaaaagataaaacataaacGAACAAGTTCCCCAAGTACTTTGCACTCGGTACACAGTGGCTAGAATCTGGTCTGTTCATATAAgaggtattgtgatgtaataactGTAATTACCATGTACTGCTGTGACACACCTGATTCTAGACCAGCAGATacaagttttatgtttaacacCGCCATTGTAAGTGCAtatatccttgggcaaggtatttaatattaaaggttacaacccagtggtcactaaaattgtcagctatacagaaaaacaatcactcacaaagttacatacgtggtaactcgtaagcaagcacgaggtgtattaaacagaacgcCGTCGTTTACGattgtcgttaccccgccatgtgaggataaataagttacaacgtatgtcaACAAACTTACTTATCAGGAGGGGGGTGCCTGATAGGAGGAAGACACGGGAACACCGACAttgtttcttcttcttttccaACATTCTCATTCAATCCTGCTTCACCTGTTTACAAAGatatattaatgtaacttatttagccttgtttcatacacctcgtgcccgcttacgagttactacgaatgtaactttgtgggtgagtgTTTTTGCAATTggattaatattttacacaaaggcCCGGTGTGAATGAGTCACTCAAGTGGGATTTGAACCCAGAACCTTAATATAACAACCTGCGACAGGAGGGTTGTCCTCTGAT
This genomic interval from Ciona intestinalis unplaced genomic scaffold, KH HT000633.1, whole genome shotgun sequence contains the following:
- the LOC108950705 gene encoding uncharacterized protein LOC108950705, with amino-acid sequence MMSYTCGHLTILNHPFNPQEPESPDQPTSEDNPPVAGEAGLNENVGKEEETMSVFPCLPPIRHPPPDKPDSSHCVPSAKYLGNLFVYVLSFPWICAYTWTIPDCSKPDT